The following are encoded together in the Methanosarcina flavescens genome:
- a CDS encoding UPF0058 family protein, translating into MHKEELIQLHTYMAQMKRYFERRGVTHEFDDYKALSISPVHIHRSKADHKRAIFILGGELANLMSRDDPIFEETPTQMRESLNSVIKLMGNN; encoded by the coding sequence ATGCACAAGGAAGAGCTCATACAACTGCACACATATATGGCACAAATGAAGAGGTATTTCGAAAGGCGCGGAGTAACGCACGAATTCGATGATTACAAGGCTTTATCCATAAGCCCTGTGCACATTCATCGAAGTAAGGCGGATCACAAGCGAGCGATTTTTATTTTAGGAGGCGAGCTTGCGAATCTTATGTCCCGGGACGACCCTATCTTTGAGGAAACACCAACCCAGATGAGGGAATCGCTAAATTCCGTCATCAAGCTCATGGGTAATAACTGA
- a CDS encoding MBL fold metallo-hydrolase yields the protein MEVQYICPTAYDSSVYLVNGKVLIDAGMSSDLIIKQLEKYIKLTDLELIILTHCHYDHTAAAAVIAEKSGAKVGIHKADLECVNDEYLSVSVLFGEKAPAVKPTITYEEGDKIDIGNGEYLEVIHTPGHSRGSICLYEPISKSLFSGDTVFPGGSFGRMDFEGSEPEKMVNSIEKLTKLDVKTLYSGHGAPVDRDGNSQIMASYRMLKMMMGE from the coding sequence ATGGAAGTCCAGTACATTTGCCCCACAGCTTACGATTCCAGCGTATATCTGGTAAATGGAAAAGTCCTGATCGATGCGGGAATGAGCAGCGACCTGATTATCAAACAACTGGAGAAATATATAAAGCTGACAGACCTGGAACTCATAATCCTGACCCACTGTCATTATGATCATACCGCAGCAGCGGCAGTAATTGCAGAAAAGAGCGGCGCGAAAGTCGGAATACATAAAGCCGACCTTGAGTGTGTAAATGACGAATATCTCAGCGTGTCGGTACTCTTTGGGGAGAAGGCCCCTGCTGTCAAGCCCACAATTACATATGAAGAAGGAGATAAAATTGACATAGGCAATGGGGAATACCTGGAAGTTATCCATACGCCAGGCCATTCAAGAGGGAGTATCTGCCTCTATGAACCAATCTCAAAAAGTCTATTTTCTGGAGATACGGTGTTTCCAGGCGGGAGTTTCGGAAGAATGGATTTCGAGGGTTCAGAACCCGAAAAAATGGTTAACTCTATAGAGAAACTTACAAAACTGGATGTAAAAACGCTGTACTCTGGGCACGGAGCCCCTGTAGACAGGGATGGAAACAGCCAGATTATGGCTTCGTACAGAATGTTAAAAATGATGATGGGTGAATAA
- a CDS encoding TatD family hydrolase produces the protein MEYRPMPYLIIDSHCHLDFPKFNRDREETILRAREAGVVGMINSGISLKGNRMSLELAEKNADIHATLGLSPDIGRGGTDKEIDAILAQITANAGKAVGIGEAGLDFQDCKTNDERERQTAAFKKVVALAKDLDKPLVVHARLAEAEVLKLVKDIDTVIYHCYSGSVETMQEIVDMGYYISLATLVCFSKHHQDLAKAVPLENLLLETDSPFLSSRKGRNEPAFIVDSVPVVAQLKGIDPAEIAKSTTRNARRVFNI, from the coding sequence ATGGAATACAGACCCATGCCTTATCTAATTATTGATTCTCACTGTCACCTTGATTTTCCCAAATTCAATCGCGATAGGGAAGAGACTATTCTCCGAGCCAGAGAAGCAGGAGTTGTCGGAATGATCAATTCCGGAATTTCCCTGAAGGGCAACCGTATGAGTCTTGAGCTTGCGGAGAAAAACGCAGATATTCATGCCACACTCGGGTTAAGTCCTGATATTGGCAGGGGAGGTACGGATAAAGAAATAGATGCTATCCTCGCCCAGATTACAGCCAATGCAGGAAAAGCAGTTGGCATTGGGGAGGCAGGCCTGGATTTTCAGGACTGCAAAACAAATGATGAGCGGGAGAGGCAGACTGCAGCATTCAAAAAAGTGGTCGCACTTGCAAAAGATCTGGACAAGCCTCTTGTAGTGCATGCCCGACTGGCTGAAGCTGAAGTATTGAAGCTTGTCAAAGATATAGATACGGTTATCTATCACTGCTACAGCGGCTCTGTTGAGACCATGCAGGAAATCGTGGATATGGGTTACTACATTTCCCTGGCAACACTTGTATGCTTTTCTAAACATCACCAGGATCTTGCAAAAGCCGTGCCCCTGGAAAACTTGCTTCTGGAAACTGACAGCCCTTTTCTTTCTTCCCGCAAAGGCAGAAACGAGCCTGCCTTCATAGTAGACTCTGTCCCTGTTGTAGCGCAGCTTAAAGGTATAGATCCGGCAGAGATCGCGAAATCGACTACCAGAAATGCACGCAGGGTTTTTAATATTTAA
- the arcS gene encoding archaeosine synthase subunit alpha encodes MTQYFEIEQRDGAARIGKLMLSPELRTPCILSTTELGKLESPGPVVDAGSFWAVKSDEEFDVRVKQIRKKAGNGTLIILPHQAYPPAIPAESLGKVEKFTATSGENIEGPIGSLLRVGEKPEKTDLYVMEGAGTLENNARRFLETVIELKNHIPPDTALYAPNLALPENIAMLVYLGIDVMDDMRAEIAAYSDIYLTVTGSFHLESLTEFPCRCRVCASSTPAELRKLPKIERAKFLSAHNRDALEAELSLVRERIRAGNLREYIEGQCRVKPWLTALLRLGDFEYSYLEEKTPAFRQNQLLADTSEALSRVEVARFARRVQERYTPPELEILVLFPCSARKPYSTSQSHQKFILALGKYRKFVHEVILTSPLGIVSRELELTYPAAHYDTAVTGHWDEEEKAWVSGCLEAYLSKNRYKAVIAHVEGAYREICERVAGKLGIEMIYTATGNSVSGESLSNLKNTVESICTAESFSKKSLNAEEEKKDFLRAIAKYQFGEDASLLFSEEAGKLAVKGRFPKYQLFAGKKQLATLVPQYGMLALSLEGAELMLESEKYLVKIDDFLPRGSILAPGVIQADPGIRPNDEVIVIGKKALCVGRAVMSGEEMVKSSRGVAVDVRHVKKL; translated from the coding sequence ATGACACAATACTTTGAGATAGAACAGAGAGATGGAGCAGCTAGGATCGGAAAACTCATGTTGTCTCCCGAGCTTCGTACACCCTGTATTTTGAGTACGACAGAACTGGGAAAGCTTGAAAGCCCTGGCCCTGTCGTTGATGCAGGAAGTTTCTGGGCTGTAAAATCTGATGAAGAGTTTGATGTACGCGTAAAGCAAATCCGGAAAAAAGCAGGAAACGGGACTCTTATAATCCTGCCGCATCAAGCTTATCCGCCTGCCATTCCAGCCGAGAGCCTGGGAAAAGTCGAAAAATTTACTGCCACTAGTGGTGAAAACATTGAAGGGCCGATAGGTTCTCTCCTGAGAGTGGGAGAAAAACCTGAAAAGACTGACCTGTATGTGATGGAAGGGGCAGGTACCCTGGAAAACAATGCACGGAGATTTCTTGAAACCGTAATAGAGCTTAAAAACCATATTCCTCCTGACACAGCCCTTTACGCCCCGAATCTCGCACTTCCTGAAAACATAGCTATGCTGGTTTATCTCGGAATTGATGTTATGGATGATATGAGGGCGGAAATTGCAGCCTATTCTGACATCTACCTGACAGTTACAGGCAGCTTTCATCTTGAGTCCCTGACAGAGTTTCCTTGCAGGTGCAGGGTGTGTGCTTCAAGTACACCCGCAGAGCTTAGGAAGCTCCCGAAGATCGAGAGAGCAAAGTTCCTTTCAGCACACAATAGGGATGCCCTTGAAGCCGAGCTTTCTCTTGTTCGGGAGAGAATCAGGGCCGGGAACTTGAGGGAATATATCGAGGGACAGTGCAGGGTAAAACCCTGGCTCACAGCCCTGTTAAGACTTGGAGATTTCGAATACTCCTACCTTGAGGAGAAAACTCCTGCTTTTCGACAAAACCAGCTTCTTGCTGATACTTCCGAAGCCCTATCTCGGGTTGAAGTGGCAAGATTTGCACGGCGAGTACAGGAAAGGTACACACCTCCGGAACTTGAGATTCTCGTGCTTTTTCCATGCTCGGCCAGAAAGCCATATTCAACATCGCAGTCCCATCAAAAATTTATTCTGGCGCTTGGTAAATACCGAAAGTTTGTTCATGAAGTGATCTTGACCTCACCTCTTGGAATAGTATCCAGAGAACTGGAACTGACATATCCTGCGGCCCACTATGACACTGCGGTCACAGGGCACTGGGACGAAGAAGAAAAAGCCTGGGTTTCCGGATGCCTTGAAGCTTATCTCTCAAAAAACAGATATAAAGCCGTAATTGCCCATGTAGAGGGTGCATATAGAGAGATTTGTGAGCGTGTAGCAGGCAAACTCGGTATCGAAATGATCTACACTGCCACCGGAAATTCTGTGTCTGGAGAGTCGCTTTCAAACCTTAAGAACACTGTTGAATCTATCTGCACAGCCGAAAGCTTCAGCAAGAAAAGCCTGAATGCGGAAGAGGAGAAAAAGGATTTCCTGCGAGCAATTGCAAAATATCAATTCGGAGAAGATGCCTCACTTCTTTTTTCTGAGGAAGCCGGAAAGCTTGCAGTCAAAGGCCGATTCCCCAAATACCAGCTCTTTGCCGGGAAAAAACAACTTGCAACCCTGGTTCCGCAGTACGGAATGCTTGCTCTTTCCCTCGAGGGAGCTGAACTAATGCTAGAAAGTGAGAAGTACCTGGTAAAAATTGATGATTTTCTCCCACGTGGTTCAATCCTTGCTCCAGGTGTTATTCAGGCTGACCCAGGAATACGGCCCAATGATGAGGTGATTGTGATTGGAAAGAAAGCGCTCTGTGTAGGGCGGGCTGTAATGAGCGGAGAAGAAATGGTAAAATCCAGTAGAGGAGTTGCAGTTGACGTCCGGCATGTCAAGAAACTCTGA
- the rimI gene encoding ribosomal protein S18-alanine N-acetyltransferase encodes MIRRFAPEDFQEVVEIESEVFSEHNSLLYMSFYETVGDGFLVAEQDGKVVGYVVGYRSAENEGHIFSVGVREKYRRRGIGTGLIHAICDIFVANGLRYARLEVRNSNKGAQKLYRSIGFVPCWIEKKYYSDGEDGMVMKMHLHPYRLLISKQKYLEPVLSGNEFLVTFRSPISYYP; translated from the coding sequence ATGATAAGGCGTTTTGCACCTGAGGACTTCCAGGAAGTAGTTGAGATTGAAAGCGAGGTCTTTTCAGAGCACAACTCCCTCTTATATATGAGCTTTTATGAAACGGTGGGGGATGGTTTTCTTGTTGCGGAACAGGACGGAAAGGTCGTGGGGTATGTGGTAGGTTACCGTTCCGCAGAAAATGAAGGGCACATCTTTTCGGTCGGTGTCAGAGAAAAGTATCGGAGAAGGGGAATAGGCACAGGTCTGATTCATGCTATCTGTGATATCTTTGTTGCTAATGGACTTCGATACGCAAGGCTCGAAGTAAGAAACAGTAATAAAGGAGCACAAAAGTTATACCGATCTATAGGATTCGTGCCCTGCTGGATCGAAAAAAAATATTACTCAGATGGAGAAGACGGCATGGTGATGAAAATGCATCTTCACCCTTACCGTCTCCTGATCTCAAAACAAAAATATCTGGAACCTGTACTTTCAGGCAACGAATTCTTAGTCACCTTCAGAAGCCCTATCAGTTATTACCCATGA
- a CDS encoding (Fe-S)-binding protein yields MNGVVKIMKNEGKKVIEQARDQDKTEIAGKESGKHSFEVDRRSVYKCVQCGTCRSVCPVFDVVGWESANTRGRMLIIKGLLEGRAPLEDVLQSLASCTTCGICASRCPAGANPPEVVEAARAQLVKCDITTEAQEKLKSAVLTYGNSFGETKDRKHWLSETELSKIPEKSDYVYFVGCFDSYRYPEFAKKTFGVLQRFGVTLLPDEQCCASPLLRTGFKKDAEKVMQRNLEQIRKMGANTIITSCAGCYTALKNNYPEEFRVISLPEFLAEHLEDLDLKKLDFTVTYHDPCHLGRHNEVYDAPRKVIEAISTLKEMKNIKENARCCGGGGGVRIGYPDISLELAKNRLQDVPEGVDYIVTSCPLCVRNLRDAGGNIEVIDIVELVAMAMG; encoded by the coding sequence ATGAATGGGGTTGTAAAAATCATGAAAAACGAAGGAAAAAAAGTAATTGAGCAGGCAAGAGATCAGGATAAAACCGAGATAGCCGGGAAAGAGAGCGGAAAACATTCCTTTGAAGTTGACCGCAGGTCGGTTTACAAATGCGTACAATGTGGAACCTGCCGCTCGGTTTGCCCGGTATTTGACGTGGTAGGATGGGAATCTGCCAATACACGCGGCAGAATGCTCATTATTAAAGGCTTACTCGAAGGCAGGGCACCTTTAGAAGATGTCCTCCAAAGCCTTGCTTCATGCACAACCTGCGGAATCTGCGCTTCCAGGTGCCCTGCAGGAGCAAATCCACCTGAAGTTGTAGAAGCTGCCCGGGCTCAACTTGTAAAATGTGACATCACAACCGAGGCACAGGAAAAACTGAAGTCAGCAGTTCTGACATATGGAAACTCTTTCGGGGAAACAAAAGACCGTAAACACTGGCTTTCCGAAACAGAACTTTCAAAAATTCCTGAAAAATCAGACTACGTCTATTTCGTGGGCTGTTTTGATTCCTATCGCTATCCTGAGTTTGCCAAAAAGACATTTGGAGTCCTGCAGCGTTTCGGAGTTACTCTCCTGCCTGATGAGCAGTGCTGTGCTTCTCCCCTTCTGCGGACAGGATTTAAAAAGGATGCAGAGAAAGTTATGCAGCGCAACCTTGAACAGATCAGGAAAATGGGAGCGAACACGATTATTACAAGTTGTGCTGGTTGTTATACAGCTCTCAAAAACAATTACCCTGAAGAATTCAGGGTTATCAGCCTCCCTGAATTCCTTGCCGAACACCTGGAAGATCTTGATTTAAAGAAACTGGATTTTACTGTCACTTATCACGACCCCTGCCACCTGGGCAGGCACAATGAGGTTTATGATGCTCCAAGGAAAGTCATCGAGGCAATTTCAACTCTCAAAGAGATGAAAAACATTAAAGAAAACGCACGCTGCTGTGGCGGCGGAGGCGGGGTAAGAATAGGATATCCTGATATCTCACTTGAGCTTGCGAAAAACAGGCTTCAGGATGTGCCAGAAGGTGTGGATTACATTGTTACCTCCTGTCCTCTCTGTGTAAGAAATCTCAGGGACGCAGGCGGAAATATTGAGGTCATTGACATTGTAGAACTCGTGGCAATGGCAATGGGATAA
- a CDS encoding YgiQ family radical SAM protein — translation MSPEEVKARGWKELDIILVTGDAYVDHSSFGTAIIGRVLEDAGFRVGIIAQPRWDSPEDFKMLGKPRLFFSVSAGNTDSMVSNLTPGLKPREKDAYSPGGRTGLRPNRAVIIYSNRIKEVFRDVPIVLGGIEASLRRFAHYDYLSDKVRQSILADAPADLIIYGMGELQIVEIAKRLQAGEDIKNIRDIPGTVWKMEVKAWKELKERTQALGNKESIKNPEKKERVENPVKRSDKPEQEKAEQKNWKITGDEAEFLKKYIEIPSFSEVSQDKAAFAKAFRMYFEEQNPVTGKGVIQPHPKTVIVQNSPMRLLTEAEMDHVYELPFTGEAHPSYTEPIPALEMVKSSLTTHRGCFGGCAFCAITEHQGRMIASRSIESILRETKKLTEKPDFKGIINGVGGPSANMYGMECGTWEKKGACLDKSCLYPRICPALDTSHKKLLELLRRLRELPGIKQVFTGYGVRYDLALKDEEYLEELCAYHISGQLRIAPEHFSRQVTNTMCKPGREIYEKFTKKFAALNRKCGKEQYIVNYLMSGHPGCTLEDMIEMAEYVREHGGYTEQVQDFTPTPMTVSTCMYYTGLDPFTGKKVYVARNKKEKAMQRALMHYRSPANYELVYEALEKAGRLDLIGNAQKCLIRRKGGRKR, via the coding sequence ATGAGCCCGGAGGAAGTTAAAGCTCGCGGCTGGAAAGAGCTTGACATTATTCTGGTTACCGGGGATGCCTATGTAGACCACTCCAGCTTCGGCACGGCAATAATAGGAAGGGTCCTTGAAGACGCCGGTTTCAGGGTAGGAATAATTGCCCAACCTCGCTGGGACAGCCCTGAGGACTTTAAAATGCTTGGAAAACCCAGGCTCTTCTTCTCCGTGAGTGCAGGAAATACCGACTCCATGGTAAGCAACCTGACCCCAGGCCTGAAGCCGAGGGAAAAGGATGCTTATTCTCCCGGAGGCAGAACAGGGCTTCGCCCGAACCGAGCAGTGATTATTTACTCGAACAGGATAAAAGAAGTCTTCCGTGATGTGCCTATAGTGCTGGGTGGAATTGAGGCTTCTTTACGCCGTTTCGCCCATTACGATTACCTTTCCGATAAAGTCAGGCAATCCATCCTGGCTGACGCGCCTGCTGACCTCATAATCTATGGTATGGGAGAGCTCCAGATTGTGGAAATCGCAAAAAGACTGCAAGCCGGCGAAGATATCAAAAATATCAGAGATATTCCGGGCACAGTCTGGAAGATGGAAGTTAAAGCCTGGAAAGAGCTAAAAGAAAGAACCCAAGCATTAGGAAATAAGGAAAGTATTAAAAATCCAGAGAAAAAAGAAAGAGTGGAAAATCCAGTTAAAAGATCGGACAAACCGGAACAGGAAAAAGCTGAACAAAAAAACTGGAAAATTACAGGAGATGAAGCCGAATTTTTAAAGAAATATATCGAAATCCCTTCCTTTTCAGAGGTTTCTCAGGATAAAGCAGCTTTTGCGAAGGCTTTTCGCATGTATTTCGAGGAACAGAACCCTGTTACCGGAAAGGGAGTTATCCAGCCTCACCCGAAAACTGTAATTGTACAGAACAGCCCAATGCGCCTTCTGACAGAAGCTGAAATGGATCATGTCTATGAACTGCCTTTTACTGGCGAAGCCCACCCTTCCTATACCGAGCCAATTCCTGCCCTGGAAATGGTAAAATCCTCCCTGACAACACACAGGGGCTGTTTCGGAGGCTGCGCTTTTTGTGCAATTACAGAGCATCAGGGTCGCATGATTGCAAGCCGCAGTATCGAGTCTATTCTGCGCGAAACTAAAAAGCTTACAGAAAAACCGGATTTCAAGGGTATCATAAACGGAGTCGGTGGCCCAAGTGCAAACATGTACGGAATGGAGTGCGGAACCTGGGAGAAAAAAGGAGCCTGCCTGGACAAGTCATGCCTTTATCCTCGTATTTGCCCTGCACTTGATACCAGCCACAAAAAGCTGCTCGAACTCTTACGCCGCCTGCGCGAGCTTCCAGGGATCAAGCAGGTCTTTACAGGTTATGGAGTGCGCTATGACCTGGCTCTTAAGGATGAAGAATATCTCGAAGAACTTTGCGCTTACCATATTAGCGGACAATTGCGGATCGCACCTGAACATTTCTCAAGGCAGGTCACGAATACAATGTGCAAACCCGGAAGGGAAATCTATGAAAAGTTCACCAAAAAATTTGCAGCTCTTAACCGAAAGTGCGGCAAAGAACAGTACATTGTAAATTACCTGATGTCAGGGCATCCGGGGTGTACCCTTGAAGACATGATAGAGATGGCAGAGTATGTGAGGGAACATGGAGGCTATACCGAACAGGTACAGGATTTCACCCCAACACCTATGACTGTATCCACCTGCATGTATTACACAGGCCTTGACCCGTTCACAGGCAAAAAAGTATATGTTGCAAGAAACAAGAAAGAGAAAGCCATGCAGAGAGCCCTTATGCACTACAGGAGCCCTGCAAACTACGAGCTTGTATATGAAGCTCTGGAAAAAGCAGGAAGACTTGATCTTATCGGAAATGCCCAAAAGTGTTTGATAAGAAGGAAAGGGGGAAGAAAAAGATAA
- a CDS encoding 2-isopropylmalate synthase, producing MQNKTVTIFDTTLRDGEQTPGVSLTSAQKLEIAHQLDKLGVDIIEAGFPISSEGDKESVKSISNAGLDAEVCGLARVLKKDIDACFESDVGLVHTFVPTSEVQRKYTIKKSQEEVIQLAVEAVQYIKDNGRKCMFSAMDATRTEPEYLIEVFKAVQEAGCDIINVPDTVGVMVPSAMYRQIEDIAAEIRIPIDVHCHNDFGLAVANSLMAVEAGASQVQVTINGIGERAGNADLSQTVMSLIAMYGVKTNIRTEYLVETSKLIENYTGVRLPPNTPVVGQNAFSHESGIHSQGILEKSDTFEPGIMTPEMVGHKRRIVLGKHTGKHAVKQSLESAGIITNDKQLDEIVSRIKEIANKGKQITDADLNAVASAVLGKASSEEELIKLKEVSVMTGNILTPTAVVKANIEGKEIISAKTGVGPVDAALNAVRDILGENNHFRLQEFRIDAITGGADALADVYIGLENEKGRIVTARSANPDIVMASVEALVNAMNLLYKKEEKAKTIG from the coding sequence ATGCAGAATAAAACTGTAACTATTTTTGACACAACACTGCGAGACGGAGAACAAACCCCTGGGGTATCCCTAACTTCTGCTCAGAAACTGGAAATTGCCCATCAACTTGATAAACTCGGGGTAGACATAATAGAAGCCGGATTTCCTATCTCATCAGAGGGAGATAAAGAATCCGTAAAATCGATTTCTAATGCCGGGCTGGATGCTGAGGTCTGCGGACTTGCCCGCGTGTTGAAAAAAGATATCGATGCCTGTTTTGAAAGCGATGTCGGACTTGTGCATACTTTCGTCCCTACTTCTGAAGTACAGCGAAAATATACCATAAAAAAGAGCCAGGAAGAAGTAATTCAACTGGCCGTGGAAGCTGTCCAGTACATCAAAGACAACGGGAGAAAATGCATGTTCTCTGCAATGGATGCTACAAGAACCGAGCCCGAGTATCTCATAGAGGTTTTCAAAGCCGTGCAGGAGGCAGGCTGCGATATAATTAATGTGCCTGACACGGTTGGCGTTATGGTACCATCCGCAATGTACAGGCAGATAGAAGACATCGCAGCCGAGATAAGAATCCCCATCGATGTGCATTGCCATAATGATTTCGGGCTTGCCGTAGCAAATAGCCTCATGGCAGTCGAAGCAGGTGCATCTCAGGTTCAGGTTACAATAAACGGCATAGGAGAAAGGGCAGGAAATGCTGATCTTTCCCAGACAGTGATGAGCCTGATTGCAATGTACGGAGTAAAAACGAATATTCGGACTGAATACCTTGTAGAAACCTCAAAATTGATTGAAAACTATACTGGAGTCAGGCTTCCTCCGAATACACCTGTTGTAGGCCAGAATGCCTTTTCCCATGAATCAGGAATTCACAGCCAGGGAATTCTTGAAAAATCCGATACTTTCGAACCCGGAATAATGACACCGGAGATGGTAGGTCACAAACGGCGTATAGTACTTGGAAAACACACAGGCAAACACGCAGTCAAACAATCTCTCGAATCCGCAGGCATAATAACCAACGACAAGCAGCTCGATGAGATTGTGTCCCGAATTAAGGAAATTGCAAATAAGGGGAAACAAATTACAGATGCGGATCTCAATGCAGTTGCTTCTGCCGTGCTGGGGAAAGCAAGTTCGGAAGAGGAACTGATTAAGCTTAAAGAAGTATCCGTAATGACCGGAAACATTCTGACTCCTACTGCAGTAGTCAAGGCAAACATTGAAGGCAAGGAAATCATTTCAGCAAAAACTGGGGTTGGTCCTGTAGATGCCGCTCTCAATGCTGTAAGGGATATCCTGGGAGAAAATAATCATTTCAGACTTCAGGAATTCAGGATCGACGCAATTACAGGCGGAGCAGATGCGCTTGCAGATGTATACATAGGACTTGAAAATGAAAAGGGCAGAATTGTGACTGCGCGATCCGCAAATCCGGACATAGTAATGGCTTCTGTAGAGGCCCTTGTAAATGCCATGAATCTGCTGTATAAGAAAGAAGAAAAAGCTAAAACAATAGGATAA
- a CDS encoding FAD-binding oxidoreductase: MNITAELRKIVDGRLSVSPSELYCYSSDASQVKGMPDYVVRPKSTNEVSRIVRLAYENDIPVTARGAGTGLAGGAVPVAGGIVLDMSGMNRILEVDIDNIQVVVEPGIVQDSLNDALKPYGFFFPPNPGSSAMCTIGGMIAYNASGMRCVKYGTTRNYVRDLEVVLADGTIIHTGSKMLKSAAGYDLTQLIIGSEGTLGIVTKASLKIAPLPKTRKLVITSFENTEIAGQAVVKTFSNGVIPSACEILDRVSLQVLKRYDPNLVLPSEGDVILFEVDGTESSAREAAEQIMKVCAPLALSIRLAESEKEMADIWAARKLVGAAISRLDPTKTRIYVGEDVGVPIKQIPELLKRVQEISERFNLPAMKYGHIGDGNLHLALFIDVLNKDEWDRLNKAADLVHRTAIELGGTVSSEHGVGAARAEYMEIQWGPALEVMRAIKKALDPKGILNPGKLGL, from the coding sequence ATGAATATAACTGCAGAACTTCGAAAGATCGTTGACGGGCGACTATCGGTCTCGCCTTCGGAACTTTACTGTTATTCTTCTGACGCATCCCAGGTCAAGGGGATGCCTGATTACGTGGTACGTCCGAAAAGTACGAATGAGGTAAGCCGGATTGTCAGGCTTGCTTATGAAAACGATATCCCTGTGACTGCGAGGGGAGCCGGCACTGGACTTGCAGGCGGGGCAGTTCCTGTCGCAGGGGGCATTGTGCTCGATATGTCGGGCATGAACAGGATTCTTGAAGTGGATATTGATAATATCCAGGTTGTAGTGGAGCCCGGAATTGTTCAGGATTCTTTAAATGACGCGCTAAAGCCATATGGTTTCTTTTTCCCTCCCAATCCTGGCAGTTCAGCCATGTGCACTATCGGGGGTATGATAGCTTACAATGCAAGCGGGATGCGCTGCGTTAAATATGGTACTACCAGAAACTATGTCCGCGACCTTGAAGTGGTGCTTGCGGATGGGACAATTATTCACACAGGTTCAAAAATGCTGAAATCTGCGGCAGGATATGACTTGACCCAGCTTATCATAGGTTCGGAAGGTACTCTGGGCATTGTCACGAAAGCCAGCCTGAAGATTGCTCCTCTCCCGAAAACCCGAAAACTTGTTATTACCTCCTTTGAAAATACGGAAATCGCAGGACAAGCGGTCGTAAAAACCTTCTCAAACGGGGTAATTCCTTCAGCCTGTGAGATCCTTGACAGAGTTTCCTTGCAAGTGCTAAAACGTTACGATCCGAACCTTGTGCTTCCTTCGGAAGGAGATGTGATCCTTTTTGAGGTTGACGGAACGGAAAGTTCGGCACGTGAAGCTGCAGAGCAGATAATGAAAGTTTGTGCTCCTCTGGCGCTTTCCATAAGGCTTGCAGAGAGCGAAAAGGAAATGGCAGATATCTGGGCAGCCAGAAAACTCGTAGGAGCTGCAATTTCTCGCCTGGACCCGACTAAGACCCGTATTTATGTTGGAGAAGATGTGGGAGTTCCTATAAAGCAAATTCCGGAACTGCTAAAACGAGTACAGGAAATTTCCGAGAGATTCAACCTGCCTGCTATGAAGTACGGGCATATAGGAGACGGAAACCTGCATCTTGCCCTCTTCATTGATGTTCTGAATAAAGATGAATGGGATCGTCTGAACAAAGCTGCAGATCTGGTACATAGGACAGCGATTGAGCTTGGAGGCACGGTCAGCTCCGAGCATGGGGTAGGTGCGGCAAGGGCGGAATACATGGAAATCCAGTGGGGTCCTGCCCTTGAGGTAATGCGTGCAATCAAAAAAGCCCTTGACCCTAAAGGTATACTGAATCCGGGGAAATTGGGGTTGTAA